One segment of Triticum aestivum cultivar Chinese Spring chromosome 2A, IWGSC CS RefSeq v2.1, whole genome shotgun sequence DNA contains the following:
- the LOC123189227 gene encoding uncharacterized protein isoform X1, with amino-acid sequence MPYSSRISANLAPPRLRLHVCSDNPGRSSSRRGGPWCRRRHPWQEKRGLQRWSDLFDPCAAVRPPSRLHRDGWLRPAPVMASIHSMNRTTREMYDDLANPRLVSRSRCTFWLGQMKYSDTFPYEPVEANEGSPSDAWCGEGAVLLSCEQPKCCLILPSKMEVVNIDVATPDAYTRPICVVSDVIWNSGIFMAECLSLCLNSFVFDVL; translated from the exons ATGCCCTACTCCTCTCGCATTAGCGCAAATTTGGCTCCTCCCCGCCTCCGTCTCCACGTGTGCAGCGACAACCCCGGGAGGAGCTCAAGCCGCAGAGGTGGTCCATGGTGTCGTCGCCGTCATCCTTGGCAGGAGAAGCGTGGGCTGCAGAGATGGTCGGATCTGTTCGATCCTTGCGCTGCTGTCCGTCCACCATCGAG GTTACACAGAGATGGCTGGCTCCGTCCTGCTCCGGTGATGGCTTCCATCCACTCGATGAACAGGACTACACGGGAGATGTATGACGACCTAGCAAACCCCCGTCTGGTCAGCAG GTCAAGATGTACATTCTGGCTGGGCCAAATG AAATATTCTGATACTTTTCCTTATGAGCCAGTGGAAGCCAATGAGGGTTCCCCATCCGATGCTTGGTGCGGAGAAGGGGCCGTTCTCCTCTCATGCGAGCAGCCCAAGTGCTGCCTGATCCTTCCGTCCAAGATGGAGGTGGTGAACATCGATGTGGCGACGCCTGATGCGTACACGAGGCCGATATGTGTTGTGTCTGATGTAATTTGGAACTCTGGAATTTTCATGGCTGAATGTTTGTCTTTGTGCTTGAATTCATTTGTGTTTGATGTACTATGA
- the LOC123189227 gene encoding uncharacterized protein isoform X2 codes for MQMMHIPRVADPPTANSVLRFLWLHRDGWLRPAPVMASIHSMNRTTREMYDDLANPRLVSRSRCTFWLGQMKYSDTFPYEPVEANEGSPSDAWCGEGAVLLSCEQPKCCLILPSKMEVVNIDVATPDAYTRPICVVSDVIWNSGIFMAECLSLCLNSFVFDVL; via the exons ATGCAGATGATGCATATTCCACGAGTTGCAGACCCCCCAACAGCAAATTCAGTCCTACGTTTTTTATG GTTACACAGAGATGGCTGGCTCCGTCCTGCTCCGGTGATGGCTTCCATCCACTCGATGAACAGGACTACACGGGAGATGTATGACGACCTAGCAAACCCCCGTCTGGTCAGCAG GTCAAGATGTACATTCTGGCTGGGCCAAATG AAATATTCTGATACTTTTCCTTATGAGCCAGTGGAAGCCAATGAGGGTTCCCCATCCGATGCTTGGTGCGGAGAAGGGGCCGTTCTCCTCTCATGCGAGCAGCCCAAGTGCTGCCTGATCCTTCCGTCCAAGATGGAGGTGGTGAACATCGATGTGGCGACGCCTGATGCGTACACGAGGCCGATATGTGTTGTGTCTGATGTAATTTGGAACTCTGGAATTTTCATGGCTGAATGTTTGTCTTTGTGCTTGAATTCATTTGTGTTTGATGTACTATGA